Proteins encoded by one window of Haliotis asinina isolate JCU_RB_2024 chromosome 6, JCU_Hal_asi_v2, whole genome shotgun sequence:
- the LOC137286561 gene encoding katanin p60 ATPase-containing subunit A1-like isoform X2 — translation MSASLSDISENTKMGRESALLGNYETSLVYYQGVIQQIQRLVQTIKDSVRREKWQQVRQEIAQEYEQVKDISSTLSSFKTENSNFNANYGEFSPHNYPRHEEPTRDPDVWPPPTPVEHRPTPQIRGREKAAPRRAEPSRGRGAPSRPNSDRRKGPSYGGVDKGKEPVKDKGRDKKNKHDEESEKVFDSSGYDKDLVEHLERDILQKNPNVHWGDIADLVEAKKLLEEAVVLPLIVPDFFKGIRRPWKGVLMVGPPGTGKTMLAKAVATECGTTFFNVSTSSLTSKYRGESEKLVRLLFEMARFYAPSTIFIDEIDSICSKRGSDSEHEASRRVKSELLVQMDGVGGVCGEDPSKTVMVLAATNFPWDLDEALRRRLEKRIYIPLPTAEGRVELLKINLREVEVSEDANLSSVADKLEGYSGADITNVCRDAAMMSFRRRIDGLRPEQIRNIPKDELIQPTTMEDFENAIMRVNKSVSKEDLERYEKWMKEFGSV, via the exons ATGAGTGCCAGTTTATCTGACATCAGTGAAAACACCAAGATGGGGCGTGAGAGTGCGTTGCTCGGAAACTATGAAACTTCACTGGTGTACTACCAGGGTGTGATCCAGCAAATACAGCGCCTGGTGCAAACTATCAAGGATTCTGTGCGGAGGGAGAAATGGCAGCAG GTTCGACAGGAGATTGCCCAGGAATATGAACAAGTCAAAGACATCAGCAGTACGCTTTCAAGCTTTAAGACTGAAAATTCCAACTTTAATGCAAATTATGGAGAATTTTCTCCTCATAACTATCCTAGACATGAAGAACCAACACGTGATCCTGATGTGTGGCCACCTCCAACGCCAGTTGAACACAG GCCAACTCCTCAAATAAGAGGACGAGAAAAGGCTGCCCCTAGAAGGGCTGAGCCGAGCCGTGGTCGAGGTGCCCCATCCAGGCCAAATTCCGATCGGCGGAAAGGCCCTTCATATGGAGGTGTTGACAAGGGGAAGGAGCCAGTTAAAGACAAGGGGAGAGACAAGAAAAACAAG catgatgaagaatctgagaaggtttttgactcAAGTGGATATGATAAGGATTTGGTGGAGCATCTTGAGAGGGATATACTGCAGAAAAATCCAAATGTCCATTg GGGAGACATTGCAGATTTGGTTGAGGCAAAGAAGTTGCTTGAAGAAGCTGTTGTTTTACCATTGATTGTCCCTGATTTCTTCAAGGGTATTCGGAGACCATGGAAG GGTGTATTAATGGTGGGCCCTCCAGGCACGGGGAAGACGATGTTAGCAAAGGCAGTTGCAACTGAGTGTGGCACTACTTTCTTTAATGTATCCACCTCCAGTCTCACGTCAAAGTACCGAGGTGAATCAGAGAAGCTAGTCAGGCTGCTGTTTGAGATG GCTCGATTCTATGCTCCAAGTACAATCTTCATTGATGAGATTGATTCGATCTGCTCGAAGCGAGGCTCGGATTCAGAACATGAAGCCAGTCGGAGAGTCAAGTCAGAACTATTGGTGCAGATGGATG GTGTTGGTGGTGTTTGTGGAGAGGATCCCTCTAAGACAGTAATGGTACTGGCTGCAACTAACTTCCCCTGGGACCTGGATGAAGCATTGAGGAGAAGATTGGAGAAGAGGATATACATTCCACTTCCAACAG CTGAAGGTCGTGTTGAGCTGTTGAAGATTAACCTGAGAGAGGTGGAAGTATCTGAGGATGCTAACTTGAGCAGTGTTGCGGACAAGCTGGAGGGCTACTCTGGGGCTGACATTACAAATGTTTgcag AGATGCAGCAATGATGTCATTCAGAAGAAGGATTGATGGACTTCGACCAGAACAGATTCGAAACATTCCTAAAGATGAGTTGATCCAGCCAACGACAATGGAAGACTTTGAGAATGCAATCATGAGAGTTAACAAGAGCGTTTCTAAAGAAGATCTAGAGCGATATGAAAAGTGGATGAAAGAATTTGGATCTGTTTAA
- the LOC137286561 gene encoding katanin p60 ATPase-containing subunit A1-like isoform X1: MSASLSDISENTKMGRESALLGNYETSLVYYQGVIQQIQRLVQTIKDSVRREKWQQVRQEIAQEYEQVKDISSTLSSFKTENSNFNANYGEFSPHNYPRHEEPTRDPDVWPPPTPVEHSRPTPQIRGREKAAPRRAEPSRGRGAPSRPNSDRRKGPSYGGVDKGKEPVKDKGRDKKNKHDEESEKVFDSSGYDKDLVEHLERDILQKNPNVHWGDIADLVEAKKLLEEAVVLPLIVPDFFKGIRRPWKGVLMVGPPGTGKTMLAKAVATECGTTFFNVSTSSLTSKYRGESEKLVRLLFEMARFYAPSTIFIDEIDSICSKRGSDSEHEASRRVKSELLVQMDGVGGVCGEDPSKTVMVLAATNFPWDLDEALRRRLEKRIYIPLPTAEGRVELLKINLREVEVSEDANLSSVADKLEGYSGADITNVCRDAAMMSFRRRIDGLRPEQIRNIPKDELIQPTTMEDFENAIMRVNKSVSKEDLERYEKWMKEFGSV, from the exons ATGAGTGCCAGTTTATCTGACATCAGTGAAAACACCAAGATGGGGCGTGAGAGTGCGTTGCTCGGAAACTATGAAACTTCACTGGTGTACTACCAGGGTGTGATCCAGCAAATACAGCGCCTGGTGCAAACTATCAAGGATTCTGTGCGGAGGGAGAAATGGCAGCAG GTTCGACAGGAGATTGCCCAGGAATATGAACAAGTCAAAGACATCAGCAGTACGCTTTCAAGCTTTAAGACTGAAAATTCCAACTTTAATGCAAATTATGGAGAATTTTCTCCTCATAACTATCCTAGACATGAAGAACCAACACGTGATCCTGATGTGTGGCCACCTCCAACGCCAGTTGAACACAG CAGGCCAACTCCTCAAATAAGAGGACGAGAAAAGGCTGCCCCTAGAAGGGCTGAGCCGAGCCGTGGTCGAGGTGCCCCATCCAGGCCAAATTCCGATCGGCGGAAAGGCCCTTCATATGGAGGTGTTGACAAGGGGAAGGAGCCAGTTAAAGACAAGGGGAGAGACAAGAAAAACAAG catgatgaagaatctgagaaggtttttgactcAAGTGGATATGATAAGGATTTGGTGGAGCATCTTGAGAGGGATATACTGCAGAAAAATCCAAATGTCCATTg GGGAGACATTGCAGATTTGGTTGAGGCAAAGAAGTTGCTTGAAGAAGCTGTTGTTTTACCATTGATTGTCCCTGATTTCTTCAAGGGTATTCGGAGACCATGGAAG GGTGTATTAATGGTGGGCCCTCCAGGCACGGGGAAGACGATGTTAGCAAAGGCAGTTGCAACTGAGTGTGGCACTACTTTCTTTAATGTATCCACCTCCAGTCTCACGTCAAAGTACCGAGGTGAATCAGAGAAGCTAGTCAGGCTGCTGTTTGAGATG GCTCGATTCTATGCTCCAAGTACAATCTTCATTGATGAGATTGATTCGATCTGCTCGAAGCGAGGCTCGGATTCAGAACATGAAGCCAGTCGGAGAGTCAAGTCAGAACTATTGGTGCAGATGGATG GTGTTGGTGGTGTTTGTGGAGAGGATCCCTCTAAGACAGTAATGGTACTGGCTGCAACTAACTTCCCCTGGGACCTGGATGAAGCATTGAGGAGAAGATTGGAGAAGAGGATATACATTCCACTTCCAACAG CTGAAGGTCGTGTTGAGCTGTTGAAGATTAACCTGAGAGAGGTGGAAGTATCTGAGGATGCTAACTTGAGCAGTGTTGCGGACAAGCTGGAGGGCTACTCTGGGGCTGACATTACAAATGTTTgcag AGATGCAGCAATGATGTCATTCAGAAGAAGGATTGATGGACTTCGACCAGAACAGATTCGAAACATTCCTAAAGATGAGTTGATCCAGCCAACGACAATGGAAGACTTTGAGAATGCAATCATGAGAGTTAACAAGAGCGTTTCTAAAGAAGATCTAGAGCGATATGAAAAGTGGATGAAAGAATTTGGATCTGTTTAA